From Saccharothrix espanaensis DSM 44229, the proteins below share one genomic window:
- a CDS encoding amino acid adenylation domain-containing protein, with the protein MDPTAFGLTASQRDIWAAGSQLPDSAQHTSVALDRLTGEVDPTVLTACLDRALDRNDALRLRFAEHDGVPHQWFHPEPVVAEVVALPGRAECEAWIDGVFQRVFPLHRSPMVRAAVLKEGDDAVRLCVAAHHIVADGWALHEIITQVVADYDHVVRHGTPLDVTPPSFREFVERDAEYRSSPAFERDRDFHRDALAEVEPALFPLRARSAPRRFARHRFELTEHLVARMRAGGHSPFTVVTAAFAAYLSRILGSDDVVLGVPALNRRTVRERRTVGQFATTMPLALRVSGTSSLRELATEVRTRTYGLKRRERLSLGDLLRGLPADGVGPRRLFDVTVSYMHYPRRSPVPGVHRDMAGLGHAHEHDALAIVLTEFDDTGHIVVDLEYATDVFDADFPVEATARHVLALLDHGLSPKESLSSEPPVASIPILSAAERARLVGRPSPARGRGTVHERFEQQAARTPDRLALVAPDVTYAELDARAQAVAERLRGLGVGRDDRVAVRLERGPELVAALLGVLKAGGAYLPVDPSHPADRQEYLLTDSGATALIDATGIERLAAGAVAAEAGVTGVGGAPADERSLAYVLYTSGSTGRPKGVQVEHRSVANRLAWMQHRYPIGADDVLVQKTPVTFDVSVWELFWWSFGGARVALLPPGAEKDPRAVLEFIGRHGVTVVHFVPSMFGPFLDEWAARPELGRSLRRVFSSGEALTPDLVARFGRIGGDAALVNLYGPTEATVDVSFYDCPPEPDRVPIGRAIDGIRLAVLDRHGNPQPPGAPGELCVTGVGVARGYLGRPELTARAFVADPFTPGERMYRTGDVARWLADGELEYLGRADEQVKIRGNRVEPGEVRAWLTRFPGVVDAAVVLREQRLVAYCVVENREGTEKSERAGKPGGDGELDVAAMRAHLADRLPEHLIPSLFVRLDRIPLTANGKLNAKALPRPVAATQDAPPHDDTEAALAQLWAQVLGVPSVGVHDNWFALGGDSITVLRLRARAAAGGLHFTPSDVLAHPTVATLATRVAAVSCDEPAPEPFELVAAVDRAALGDAVDAHPVTGLQLGLLYHSRAQENSAVYHDVFRYSLAMPWREADFRRAHDTVVRRHPVLRSSFDLARSLQVVHPTIHSGLDVVDLRSLDDDEAEVEIRKHVADRRFHRYEFDRPPLHHLRAHIRADRVDLVFSFHHAILDGWSVATVLRELLACYLGVGVAGSPGVVGLPGVAASPARHVLAERRALASPEHAAHWRAVLAGTSPAQVTAFRPHVPAGADDLLVRLVELPAGLDDEVRAFAHRHGVPPKSVLFTAHCLTLRMRHPEPVATGLITHGRHDDQTVGLFLNTVPVRVDQTPRTWADAVLDVHRQEREGHPHRHYPLSAMQRDHGGAVLETAFNHMHPHVLDDVLADVGLLGFEAWEETSFALLVNTIVHPVTRRTWLRVDCAATTFTPEQADLAVGDYTRVLTRLLRRPDEEVDFGFLAEDAHVVTTIATRPPDAVAVEFGARTWTYRQLDAAADRVARALAAAGSGPGTRVGIGLERSFEMVAVVLGVAKAGAACVPLDPSYPRHRRDAMIAKARPALTITTPADVEALPHDAPPTTHEPSLDDTAYVLFTSGSTGTPNGVVMPHRALANLVRHGRAAATGTTLQYAPLSFDVSFQEIFSTLCAGGTLRLVSESDRRDPRTLIGVLDGVDRVFLPYVALQQLAETAVTLNRVPASLRTVISSGEQLRVTDEIRALCAGLPGVVLENQYGPTETHVATSYAMTGDFPALPPIGTPLDGLRAVVLDERLRPVPPGTRGEIHLGGKGLATGYTDDPDLTARRFVTDPTTGTLLYRTGDIGMALPTGDLVHLGRVDHQVKIRGFRVEPAEVELAITALGIAEVAVLGHDDHLIAYLVDTAGHQGDGAGLRAALRAALPEHLVPTHFVWLPGLPRTPSGKRDDAALRRTTPTRPATTTRPPADGHERALTEILADLLDVPGIGAHDDFFEHGGTSLTAMRLAVVIEKRYGTHLPLAALVAAPTAAALAVRLRGEQATFDPLVPLRPHGTRPPLFLVHPIGGNVLCYLPLARHLPADRPCYALQAAGCDPGTEPLRTVPDLARSYLDAIRRVHPTGPYVLAGWSFGGFVAFEMARRLRAAGTDVERLVLLDTIALAPGPRADVAPEVLLDWFGRELLWSRDEPTTPPDLAGPEADRVERLAARAVAAGVLPPGGSAAAVRRLFRVFQAHWQATLAYRPAVLAEDVGLVRAAAPLPGPLEPAHRAAGTLHRDPANGWGGLTSGRLDVVDVPGDHLDMMREPNVRAVARALAELVDGR; encoded by the coding sequence GTGGACCCAACCGCGTTCGGACTGACCGCGTCCCAACGGGACATCTGGGCGGCGGGATCTCAGCTCCCGGACTCCGCCCAGCACACCTCCGTCGCGCTCGACCGGCTGACCGGCGAGGTCGACCCGACCGTCCTGACCGCCTGCCTGGACCGGGCGCTGGACCGCAACGACGCCCTGCGCCTGCGCTTCGCCGAGCACGACGGCGTGCCGCACCAGTGGTTCCACCCGGAGCCGGTGGTCGCCGAGGTGGTCGCGCTGCCCGGACGCGCCGAGTGCGAGGCGTGGATCGACGGGGTGTTCCAGCGGGTGTTCCCGCTGCACCGCTCGCCGATGGTGCGCGCCGCCGTGCTCAAGGAGGGCGACGACGCCGTGCGCCTGTGCGTCGCGGCGCACCACATCGTCGCCGACGGGTGGGCGCTGCACGAGATCATCACGCAGGTCGTGGCGGACTACGACCACGTGGTGCGCCACGGCACGCCGCTGGACGTGACGCCGCCGTCGTTCCGGGAGTTCGTGGAGCGCGACGCCGAGTACCGGTCCTCCCCCGCGTTCGAGCGCGACCGGGACTTCCACCGCGACGCCCTCGCCGAGGTCGAGCCCGCGCTGTTCCCGCTGCGGGCCCGCTCCGCGCCGCGCCGGTTCGCCCGGCACCGCTTCGAGTTGACCGAGCACCTGGTGGCGCGGATGCGTGCGGGCGGGCACTCGCCGTTCACGGTGGTGACCGCCGCGTTCGCGGCCTACCTGTCGCGGATCCTCGGCAGCGACGACGTCGTGCTGGGCGTGCCGGCCCTCAACCGCCGGACCGTGCGGGAGCGGCGGACCGTCGGCCAGTTCGCCACCACGATGCCGTTGGCGCTGCGCGTGTCCGGAACGTCGTCGCTGCGCGAACTCGCTACGGAGGTCCGCACCCGCACGTACGGGCTCAAGCGCCGGGAGCGCCTGTCGTTGGGCGACCTGCTGCGGGGCCTCCCGGCCGACGGCGTCGGGCCGCGCCGGCTGTTCGACGTGACGGTGTCGTACATGCACTACCCGCGCCGCTCACCGGTGCCCGGGGTCCACCGGGACATGGCGGGCCTGGGTCACGCGCACGAGCACGACGCGCTGGCGATCGTGCTGACCGAGTTCGACGACACCGGTCACATCGTCGTGGACCTGGAGTACGCGACCGACGTGTTCGACGCGGACTTCCCGGTCGAGGCGACCGCCCGGCACGTCCTGGCGCTGCTGGACCACGGGCTGTCGCCCAAGGAATCTCTTTCGAGCGAGCCGCCGGTCGCGTCGATCCCGATCCTGTCCGCCGCCGAACGCGCCCGCCTGGTCGGCCGGCCGTCGCCCGCGCGCGGTCGCGGGACCGTGCACGAGCGGTTCGAGCAGCAGGCCGCGCGCACACCCGACCGGCTCGCGCTGGTCGCCCCCGACGTGACCTACGCCGAACTGGACGCGCGGGCGCAGGCGGTGGCCGAGCGGTTGCGCGGGCTCGGGGTGGGCCGTGACGACCGGGTGGCCGTGCGGCTGGAACGCGGGCCGGAGCTGGTGGCCGCGTTGCTGGGGGTGCTGAAGGCGGGCGGCGCGTACCTGCCCGTCGACCCCTCCCACCCGGCCGACCGGCAGGAGTACCTGCTGACCGACAGCGGCGCCACCGCGCTGATCGACGCCACCGGGATCGAGCGCCTCGCCGCAGGAGCGGTGGCTGCGGAAGCCGGCGTCACGGGCGTGGGAGGCGCGCCCGCCGACGAGCGGTCGCTGGCCTACGTCCTCTACACGTCCGGGTCGACCGGACGGCCCAAGGGCGTGCAGGTCGAGCACCGGTCGGTGGCCAACCGGCTGGCGTGGATGCAGCACCGCTACCCGATCGGCGCGGACGACGTGCTGGTGCAGAAGACGCCGGTGACGTTCGACGTGTCGGTGTGGGAGCTGTTCTGGTGGTCGTTCGGCGGCGCTCGGGTGGCGTTGCTGCCACCGGGCGCGGAGAAGGACCCCCGTGCGGTCCTGGAGTTCATCGGCCGCCACGGCGTGACGGTCGTGCACTTCGTGCCGTCGATGTTCGGACCGTTCCTGGACGAGTGGGCGGCCCGGCCCGAGCTGGGCCGCTCGCTGCGCCGGGTCTTCTCCAGCGGCGAGGCGCTCACCCCGGACCTGGTGGCCCGGTTCGGCCGGATCGGCGGGGACGCCGCGCTGGTCAACCTCTACGGGCCGACCGAGGCGACGGTGGACGTGTCGTTCTACGACTGCCCGCCCGAACCGGACCGGGTGCCGATCGGCCGGGCCATCGACGGCATCCGGCTGGCCGTGCTCGACCGGCACGGCAACCCGCAGCCACCCGGCGCTCCGGGCGAGCTGTGCGTGACCGGGGTCGGCGTCGCGCGCGGCTACCTCGGCCGGCCGGAGCTGACCGCGCGGGCGTTCGTCGCCGACCCGTTCACCCCCGGTGAGCGGATGTACCGGACCGGGGACGTCGCGCGGTGGCTGGCCGACGGCGAGCTGGAGTACCTGGGCCGCGCCGACGAGCAGGTGAAGATCCGGGGCAACCGGGTGGAGCCCGGCGAGGTCCGGGCCTGGCTGACCCGGTTCCCCGGTGTCGTGGACGCCGCAGTGGTGTTGCGGGAGCAGCGCCTGGTCGCCTACTGCGTTGTCGAGAATCGGGAAGGTACCGAGAAGTCGGAAAGGGCTGGAAAGCCGGGAGGGGATGGGGAGCTGGACGTGGCCGCGATGCGCGCCCACCTGGCGGACCGGTTGCCGGAGCACCTGATCCCGTCGCTGTTCGTGCGGCTGGACCGGATCCCGTTGACCGCCAACGGGAAGCTGAACGCGAAGGCACTGCCCCGGCCGGTGGCCGCCACGCAGGACGCCCCACCGCACGACGACACCGAGGCCGCGTTGGCGCAGCTGTGGGCGCAGGTGCTGGGCGTGCCGTCGGTCGGCGTGCACGACAACTGGTTCGCGCTGGGCGGCGATTCGATCACCGTGTTGCGGCTGCGCGCACGGGCGGCGGCCGGTGGACTGCACTTCACGCCGTCCGACGTGCTCGCCCACCCCACGGTCGCGACGCTGGCGACGCGCGTCGCCGCCGTCTCGTGCGACGAGCCCGCGCCGGAGCCGTTCGAACTGGTGGCGGCCGTGGACCGGGCGGCGCTGGGCGATGCCGTCGACGCCCACCCCGTCACCGGCTTGCAGCTCGGACTGCTGTACCACAGCCGGGCGCAGGAGAATTCGGCTGTATATCACGACGTCTTCCGCTACTCGCTCGCGATGCCTTGGCGCGAGGCCGATTTCCGGCGGGCCCACGACACCGTCGTGCGCCGCCACCCCGTGCTGCGGTCGTCGTTCGACTTGGCGCGCTCGTTGCAGGTCGTGCACCCGACCATCCACAGTGGACTCGACGTCGTCGATCTGCGGTCGCTGGACGACGACGAGGCCGAGGTCGAGATCCGCAAGCACGTGGCGGACCGGCGGTTCCACCGCTACGAGTTCGACCGGCCGCCGCTGCACCACCTGCGCGCCCACATCCGGGCCGACCGGGTCGACCTGGTGTTCAGCTTCCACCACGCGATCCTCGACGGGTGGAGCGTGGCGACCGTGCTGCGCGAGCTGCTGGCGTGCTACCTCGGTGTCGGGGTGGCCGGCTCGCCCGGGGTGGTCGGCTTGCCCGGGGTGGCCGCCTCGCCCGCCCGGCACGTCCTCGCCGAACGCCGGGCGCTGGCGTCGCCGGAGCACGCCGCGCACTGGCGCGCGGTACTGGCGGGCACGTCTCCGGCGCAGGTCACCGCGTTCCGGCCGCACGTGCCGGCCGGTGCCGACGACCTCCTGGTGCGGCTGGTGGAACTGCCCGCCGGGCTGGACGACGAGGTGCGGGCTTTCGCCCACCGGCACGGCGTGCCACCGAAGTCGGTCCTGTTCACCGCGCACTGCCTGACCTTGCGGATGCGCCACCCGGAGCCCGTGGCCACCGGCCTGATCACGCACGGCCGCCACGACGACCAGACCGTCGGGTTGTTCCTCAACACCGTGCCGGTGCGGGTCGACCAGACGCCCCGGACGTGGGCGGACGCCGTGCTCGACGTGCACCGGCAGGAACGTGAGGGCCACCCGCACCGGCACTACCCGCTCAGCGCGATGCAGCGCGACCACGGCGGCGCGGTGCTGGAGACCGCGTTCAACCACATGCACCCGCACGTGCTGGACGACGTGCTCGCGGACGTGGGACTGCTCGGCTTCGAGGCGTGGGAGGAGACGAGCTTCGCGTTGCTGGTCAACACGATCGTGCACCCGGTCACCCGGCGGACGTGGCTGCGGGTGGACTGCGCGGCGACCACGTTCACCCCCGAGCAGGCCGATCTCGCGGTCGGGGACTACACCCGGGTCCTGACCCGGCTGCTGCGGCGGCCGGACGAGGAGGTGGATTTCGGCTTCCTCGCCGAGGACGCCCACGTGGTGACCACGATCGCCACCCGCCCGCCGGACGCCGTCGCGGTCGAGTTCGGCGCGCGGACGTGGACCTACCGGCAGCTCGACGCCGCCGCCGATCGGGTCGCCCGCGCCCTCGCCGCGGCCGGGTCCGGTCCCGGCACGCGGGTCGGCATCGGGCTGGAACGGTCGTTCGAGATGGTCGCGGTCGTGCTCGGCGTGGCCAAGGCGGGCGCGGCGTGCGTTCCGCTGGACCCGTCCTACCCCCGGCACCGCCGGGACGCGATGATCGCCAAGGCCCGCCCGGCGCTGACCATCACGACCCCGGCCGACGTCGAGGCGCTGCCGCACGACGCCCCGCCGACCACGCACGAACCGTCCTTGGACGACACCGCGTACGTGCTGTTCACGTCCGGTTCGACGGGCACCCCGAACGGCGTCGTCATGCCGCACCGGGCCTTGGCCAACCTGGTGCGCCACGGCCGTGCGGCCGCCACCGGCACGACCCTCCAGTACGCGCCGCTGAGCTTCGACGTGTCGTTCCAGGAGATCTTCTCGACCCTGTGCGCGGGCGGGACACTCCGGCTGGTGTCCGAAAGCGACAGACGTGACCCCAGGACGTTGATCGGCGTGCTGGACGGCGTGGACCGCGTGTTCCTGCCCTACGTGGCGCTCCAGCAACTGGCCGAAACCGCCGTCACGCTGAACCGGGTACCGGCGTCGCTGCGGACCGTCATCTCCTCCGGCGAGCAGCTGCGCGTGACCGACGAGATCCGCGCCCTGTGCGCCGGCCTGCCCGGCGTGGTGCTGGAGAACCAGTACGGCCCGACCGAGACCCACGTGGCCACCAGCTACGCCATGACCGGCGACTTCCCCGCCCTGCCGCCGATCGGCACACCCCTGGACGGTCTCCGCGCCGTGGTGCTGGACGAACGGCTGCGCCCCGTCCCACCCGGGACCCGGGGCGAGATCCACCTGGGCGGCAAGGGCCTGGCCACCGGCTACACCGACGACCCGGACCTGACGGCCCGCCGCTTCGTCACCGACCCGACCACCGGCACCCTGCTCTACCGCACCGGTGACATCGGCATGGCCCTGCCCACCGGTGACCTGGTGCACCTGGGCCGCGTCGACCACCAGGTCAAGATCCGCGGCTTCCGGGTGGAACCCGCCGAGGTCGAACTGGCGATCACCGCACTGGGCATCGCCGAGGTGGCCGTCCTCGGACACGACGACCACCTGATCGCCTACCTGGTCGACACCGCCGGCCACCAGGGCGACGGCGCAGGTCTGCGGGCCGCGTTGCGGGCCGCGCTGCCCGAGCACCTGGTGCCGACGCACTTCGTGTGGCTCCCCGGACTCCCCCGCACGCCCAGCGGCAAGCGGGACGACGCCGCGCTGCGCCGCACCACCCCGACCCGCCCGGCGACCACCACCCGACCGCCGGCCGACGGGCACGAGCGCGCGCTGACCGAGATCCTGGCCGATCTGCTCGACGTGCCCGGGATCGGCGCGCACGACGACTTCTTCGAGCACGGCGGCACGTCGCTGACCGCGATGCGCCTCGCCGTGGTCATCGAGAAGCGGTACGGCACGCACCTCCCGCTCGCCGCGCTCGTCGCCGCGCCCACCGCCGCGGCCCTCGCCGTCCGGCTGCGCGGCGAGCAGGCGACGTTCGACCCGCTGGTCCCGCTCCGCCCGCACGGCACCCGCCCGCCGCTGTTCCTGGTGCACCCCATCGGCGGCAACGTCCTGTGTTACCTCCCACTGGCCCGGCACCTGCCCGCCGACCGCCCCTGCTACGCGCTGCAGGCCGCCGGCTGCGACCCCGGCACCGAACCGCTGCGCACCGTTCCGGACCTGGCCCGCAGCTACCTCGACGCGATCCGCCGGGTCCACCCGACCGGCCCGTACGTGCTGGCGGGCTGGTCGTTCGGCGGGTTCGTGGCGTTCGAGATGGCCCGCCGGCTGCGTGCGGCCGGCACCGACGTGGAGCGGCTGGTGCTGCTAGATACCATCGCCCTCGCGCCGGGCCCCCGCGCCGACGTCGCGCCCGAGGTCCTGCTGGACTGGTTCGGCCGCGAACTCCTGTGGTCGCGCGACGAGCCCACCACCCCGCCGGACCTCGCCGGACCCGAGGCCGACCGGGTCGAGCGGCTCGCCGCGCGGGCGGTCGCCGCCGGGGTGCTGCCGCCCGGTGGGTCCGCCGCCGCGGTGCGCCGGCTGTTCCGGGTGTTCCAGGCCCACTGGCAGGCCACGCTGGCCTACCGGCCGGCGGTGCTGGCCGAGGACGTCGGGCTGGTCCGGGCCGCCGCGCCGCTGCCGGGTCCGCTGGAGCCGGCGCACCGGGCCGCCGGGACGCTGCACCGCGACCCGGCCAACGGGTGGGGCGGGCTGACCAGCGGCCGGCTCGACGTGGTGGACGTGCCCGGCGACCACCTGGACATGATGCGCGAACCGAACGTGCGCGCGGTCGCGCGGGCCCTGGCCGAACTGGTGGACGGCCGGTGA
- a CDS encoding FAD-dependent monooxygenase, translating to MKALIAGAGIGGLALAAALRRAGVEVEVYERAARLRPAGTGLSVMSNGLAALRSCGVRLDAGRPIERFELLTHDGRPLRTVPLGVTTGRLGVPSVCLSRAHLQAVLLAEAGPVELGAAVEGFEPDGTGVRVRVTGGEARGDVLIGADGFHSVVRRQLAGPETPRDARYRCLLATTSFRHERVTPGYVGHYWGRGRRFGLVDLGDRVYWWATGNDGVGDGFAGWAEEVVATVAATPADDVVEVRAADRPFLRRWGAGPVTLVGDAAHPMLTSLAQGAGMAIEDAAVLAHCLTTAGDPRQALRDYENRRRARTRAMVRTSRLLSRVEQADRAAWVRDAVFRLLPTRVLVRQNDSALTWTGSAS from the coding sequence GTGAAGGCGCTGATCGCGGGCGCGGGCATCGGCGGGCTCGCGCTGGCGGCGGCGTTGCGCCGGGCCGGGGTCGAGGTGGAGGTCTACGAGCGGGCCGCGCGGTTGCGGCCGGCCGGCACCGGGCTGTCGGTGATGAGCAACGGGCTGGCCGCGCTGCGGTCGTGCGGGGTCCGGTTGGACGCCGGCCGGCCGATCGAGCGGTTCGAGCTGCTGACCCACGACGGCCGGCCGCTGCGGACCGTGCCGCTGGGGGTGACCACCGGGCGGCTCGGCGTGCCCAGCGTGTGCCTGAGCCGGGCCCACCTCCAGGCGGTGCTGCTGGCCGAGGCGGGGCCGGTCGAGCTGGGCGCGGCCGTCGAGGGGTTCGAGCCCGACGGGACGGGCGTGCGGGTGCGGGTGACCGGCGGCGAGGCCCGGGGTGACGTGCTGATCGGTGCGGACGGGTTCCACTCGGTGGTGCGCCGGCAGCTGGCCGGACCGGAGACGCCGCGCGACGCCCGGTACCGCTGCCTGCTGGCGACCACGTCGTTCCGCCACGAGCGGGTCACGCCGGGGTACGTCGGCCACTACTGGGGCCGGGGCCGGCGGTTCGGCCTGGTCGACCTCGGTGACCGGGTCTACTGGTGGGCGACCGGCAACGACGGCGTCGGCGACGGGTTCGCGGGGTGGGCGGAGGAGGTCGTGGCGACCGTCGCGGCCACCCCGGCCGACGACGTGGTCGAGGTGCGCGCGGCGGACCGGCCGTTCCTGCGGCGGTGGGGTGCCGGGCCGGTGACGTTGGTGGGCGACGCGGCGCACCCGATGCTGACCAGTCTCGCGCAGGGCGCGGGGATGGCGATCGAGGACGCCGCGGTGCTGGCCCACTGCCTGACCACCGCCGGCGACCCGCGACAGGCGTTGCGTGACTACGAGAACCGGCGACGGGCGCGGACCAGGGCGATGGTGCGCACGTCCCGGCTGCTGAGCCGGGTGGAGCAGGCCGACCGCGCGGCGTGGGTGCGCGACGCGGTGTTCCGGTTGTTGCCGACGCGGGTTCTGGTGCGCCAGAACGATTCCGCACTCACGTGGACGGGGAGCGCGTCGTGA